GACGGGGCGGCGACGGTCGAGCGACGCGGCGACGACCCGACCGGCGACGCGGTCGCCTCGATTGGTGCGTTCTCACAGCTCGCGGTCGGCTATCGCGGCGCGAGCGACCTCGCCGCGACCGACGACCTCGACGCCGACAGCGAGGCGGTCGAGACGCTCGCCGCCGTGTTTCCGGCGACCACGACGTATCTCCGGGAGGGGTTTTGACACCCGGCGATTTATTTCGGCGGCGCGTCTCCGGGTGAACGATGGCGAGTGGACAGTCGGTCAGAGAAATCGTCGAGCCACACCTCGCCCGCGGCGAGGAACCGCGAGCGGTGTACACGGACGACGATGCCGTCACGGTCGTGACCGACCGGCGTATCGTCCGCTCGCGCGACCACGAAATCGAGGGGACCGACGCCACCGACGTGGAGTCGATTATGCTCACCGGCCCGCAGATTCTCGGCGCGCGCGTCCGGACGTATCCGGCGACTGCACCCCAATGGGGGAAGATCGGTCTCGGCTCGCTGTTCACCGGCGTCGGGGCGCTGTTCGCGTACGCGAGTCTCGTTCAGAACTTCCTCGGCACGCCAATCGAGAGCGAACTCGCGCTCATCGTCGCGCTCGCCGCACTCCTGCTCGTCCCGTCGGGGGCGTACATCGCCTACGAGGCGTTCAACACACAGGAGAGTCACATCCGCATCGAGGTCATCTCGACGGGCGGTGACACGACGTTGCGGCTCCCGCTCGACGCCACCGAGGTCGCAAACGCCGTCTCCTCGGTCGTCGGCGACAACTAACGTCGGTCAACGAGACGACCCCGAGCAGTCGCTGATTGCAACACCTGCCCGCGCCGGGAGTCGATGTTTCCCTGCCGTTGGTAGGGTGCCACTGGCGGCGCGAGTCACCGTCGCCACTGTGACTTGTGAATCCACGGTAGCGACGGCTCTCGCTCGTCGTTGGTAGCGTCAGAAGTTGAGTTGGCTGGGGAGGCCCACGCCCGAATTGGAACGGTTTCGGCCCGTTCGCGGTTGGGATGGGCCAACTCGGGTGAGGCGAATTGGGTTCCTGTGCAACGCCGCGAATCGAGAGGTGTGTAGTCGTGTTCATCGGTCATCAGGCAAGTAGTCGCGTCGCTGTTCCATCTTCTCGCGCTGTGTACGCCGGTCATAGTGGCGGTCCAGCACCTTCTTCGAGACATCCATCCGGTCGCCGACAATCTCGGCCGGCGTATCGTTGAGCAGGTACGACGTGATAGCCCCGCTCCGAACGTCGTGAGGCGACCGGCTCGACGGGCACTTGCTCGCGCCGTCGAACTGCGCCGCCTCACAGTCGTCCGGGTCGCGGTCGTGAGGGCACCCCTCGCCGACCACACAGGGCCGGGTCCAGCGGTACATCGTGTCCCGCACCGTCGACCGCGAGACGCGGCCCTCTCGCGTCGTCAGCAGTGGGTCACATCCGTAGTCGTCGGTGACAGCCTCGCGTGGCCCGTCAATGTAATCCTGCACCGTTTGTGCCGTATCAGGAGAGAGCGCAACCCACCGCTCACCCCGGTTACCATTCTTCAGCGGCGTATCCGTCTCCGGCGAGTGAACAACGTGGGCCGCACCCTCTTCGAGGTCGAGGTCGTCGAGGTCGAGCGACCGAACCGAGCCGGTACGCATCCCTGTTCGCCACAGCAACAGCGCGGTCACGTGGGCACGGCTCGCGTACTGGTAGCGACCGAGATAATCGAGCATCGCCTCGGCGCGAGCGGGATCGAGCGTCGTCTCGCTCACCTCGTCGTCGCCGCTCACGGTCGGCAGCAGTATCTTCGACCGAAGGGACTCCTCAACGGCGTCGATAGACGCACAGAAGCCGAGGAAGACGCGGAGCGTCGAAAGCTGGCCCTGTAGCGTGACGGGCTTGAGGTCGCCCTCCTCACGCCGCCAGACGCGGTAAGCGTGCAGGTCACGCCCGCTCAGTTCGTTCATGTTGGTGATGCCTTCTACTTCTTCACACCACTCGACAAACGGCGCGAGTCGATACTCGTGAGACTCGTGCGTGGACGCGCTCACCTCGTCGCTTCGCTGGTCGAGATACAGCTCGACAGCCGACTCCGGCGCGAGCGGTTCGAGGTCGTCACTCATCGAGCATCGCCTCCTCTGCGTCCACAACGCGCTTGAACTGCGCTTCGTCACCGCCAGCGTCCGGGTGGTGCTCCTTCTTCAGCGAGCGCGCGGCAGCCCGTACAACGTTGTCCGGGGCGTCAGAAGCGACACCGAGCACGTCGTGGGCAGGTGGCTCCGCGGCGACCGCGTCGTCGTCACCGCTCGGGAGCGCCTGCGTACTCATCTCCGTGCCGACCGTCGCGACGCCGTACCGCTCGATGGCCCGCTTCGCGTCGAGGTACTTCGCAATCGCCTGTGCGTTATCGCGGAGACGGTCCCAGCGGTCACACGGAACGGCGAAGCCGTCACCACCGCGCTCGAAGTACGCGACGACACCGGGGTGGTCCGGGTCACGGTCGGCGTACGGCCGGTGTGGAGCCTTCGAGGTGTGTGGAGCAGCCGTTTCGACGCGGACGTTCACCGCACCCAGCTTCCCCAGCTCCTCGACGATGTTGTCGAACGCCTGTGACCGGGACACGCGGAATCGGTGCGGATACGGTTCGCGGTCGCTCGCTGGTGTCCGGTCGAAGTCGTCCGGCCAGTCGAGGTCGTTCATAGGAACCGAGCCACCTCCTCAGGGTCAGGCTCGACAGTGTCGACGAGTTCGTAGTCGCACGCGCCGCAGTCACCACACCACTCGCAGTAGACCACGGCGAAGCCGTTTCCATACGCGACAGGGCGTGTGACGCTGTACTCCTCGCCGTCGCAGCCGTCGGCATGTCGATCGTGGAGTACGCCCATCACGGATGACCCTTTCAGCCCGCTCATGGGCCACGAATCACCCGCGTTGCGCGACCGCGGGCACAGCGCGAACACACCGGCTTTCCGGTGCGTGCATCAACGCCGTCAGCCTCGCGCCCGCAGATATAACACTCGGCGTGGTCGTCGGTGTCGCTACTGTTTTCAGAAGTCGTTACGTCTGGTCGTGCGGGGCCGGCACAGGCCCCGAGGGTTCGGGTTTCCATGGGTTCGCGACCGAACCCGCTTCGGGCCGTGTTCCAGCACGGCCCGGTCTTCTCACCGCCAACAGAGTCATCATCAGCCTACATGCAGGCTCGTACCCTATCCAATGAAGCACCATTGCATAAATCCAACGCCTCGCTAAGAAGTGAGCAGTACGTTTACAAAGCAGAATTACTCGCAATTAGGTATGAGGGTGAGAAAGTACACAGTAATGCGAAAGAGCGCGAGCTGGCAATCCGCGCCGGACGACCGGATTCTTGAGATTGCCGCAGAGGATGAAGATGGTTTCGTGAAGGTGGGCAACCTCACGAAAAACGACTACATCCACGTCGGCAACTCACAGGTGTCTCGGCGTTGCTCGATTCTTGCAGAACATGGACTGCTTCGGGCACTTGGCGACGGAGTCTACGTCATCACTGACGAGGGACGAGGTTACCTCAACGAAGAGTATGACGTGGAGCGCGGTGTCTGGATGAATGAGAAACAGGCAGAGGGCGAGTCGTCAACTGAGCCGAGCGCTGGAGAGGTGAACGGGACCTAACCCATGACTGTCCGCCGCCAAGCCGATTATCAAATCGGGCTCGACGACAGAATCTTAGAATATCTCGCGGAAGAGCCATGGGCGACAGCGGGGGAGATGGCTAAGTTAAACGCGTTCGATGTACCGGAGGGAACGATTCAGGAGCGCTGTAAGGTGCTTGCCGATATCGACTTTCTCGCGCCGGCGATCGACGAGAGTAGTTCTGACCCAGATTTGTGGGAGATTACTGGGTGGGGAGAGCTATATCTGGAAGGCGAGATTGACGCCCGGTATCGGCAGCCGACGAAGCGGGCGTTGCGCGGGTAGAGACGCTATTTTACTTTCACTCTACACGGACTAGGTTAATATTTACTTAGACTAATCTACGAATCGAGAAATCACGATGGCTGTCAACAAACTCATCCCATACTGGATTACCGTTCGGGAAGTGGAAGAACCACAAACTGAGTGGGGGCTGACGGAGATTCACGAAGAGGAACCCGAGTTCCCAAATGATAATCTGGCAGATTACTTTGAGAGCTTCTGTCGCGATTATATTGGCGATGTGTACGTTGATGAGGAAGAATACAAGACATTCTCAATTGAGCAGGGATCTTTCCGCCGAGAGGGCAATACGATTGAGGGAGTCATCAAGTCAGGAGAGTGGGGACGGAACGCGGATTTCTGGGATGTTGACGAACACGAGCGAATCGAAGATGCTCGTGAAGAAAATCACGCTGAAGAGACACCCTACTATTTCCTGTTCCACATTCCGGACGAGGATTCCCACCAAGCGCTCCTGATACTTCGAAAATACAAGAGGAAAGGGATCAAGACGTTGTTTTCCAGTCTCTTCCATCCGCGCCACCACGACGTGGATATCGGGAAGGCATACATGAACATAGAGCCGCATTACTCATCGGAAGTTGCTGAGAAGTTGGACGAAGCTGATGGGATTGCATCAGTTAAGTTCCGTGGGAGGGAGACAGTTCCTGCCCGGGAGCAGTATGCCGACCGCAACGATATCCAGCGGGTTGAGAATGATATCAGTGGGCAGCTGGACGTTGGAACGGAACTAAAGCTTACCCCGAAAGATAACGAGGGAAAATTCCGTACTTTCGCAAAGGGCCTAATCCCCGGTAACGACCACTCAGAAGACTTTGACTACGGTCGGGTTGAGGACCAGAACTTCAAAAATGCCAACGTTACCGTGGTTGAGGGCGAATCACGGCTTACGTTCTCACTCTGGAAGGAGCAGATTCAGATGCGGATGGATGTTGACCCTGACGAGTACGATTTGGATGTTTACGGAGGCCACCCAACGCCGCACACACTGGGTGGAGTGGCCCGTCAATTGGCAAACGATCTAATGAGGGATATCAACACCAATCTCAGTACGACATCGCTCATCCCAAGAGATATTGGAGTACCAGAGGAAGCATTAGATGACGAGCAGGGGGGTCCACCCGAACCAGAGATATGAAGTCACTCAATGTCGCACCGATTGTAAATAACTTCTACAGTCAAATCTACGACGATAGGCAGAAATCCAACTGGGAAGGATACATACTACTACTGGTCCCTGCGCTTATTGCTCAGATTGCTATCTTCCGACCGATTGATGCCGAGTTCATGTCGACAATGTCGACAACACTGGCCATTCTCTTCGGGTTTACATTCACTTCCTTGATGAGTACTGCCCGGTACTCTGCAAAGGATGATAAGGTAGAGGAGAAGGTCGTTCGGGAAACCCGGACCACAACGGCGTACGCGCTACTCATCAACCTCTCTGCGTTGGTTTTGGTCGTTGGGACAACCATCGCTGTGGTCGATTATGCCTCGTTACAGTATTCCGTGGCTACGGCGGTGTCTGCGGGAGTGTACTTCTTCATGTTCCACTACCTGATGGTGATGGTCCACCTGATGCGCTATCTATATTTGCTTGCCATCGGCGGGGCATTCGAAAATTCAGAGAACAACACTCAGCACACCCAAAGTGAGCAAGGCGACAGAACTCCCGAAACCGTTCACCAGTAAACCAGTGACGAGGCTTTCTGATCTACGCAGTAGATAGTGCTTCGCCAATCAGCCCCTCAATCGGCTAAATAAGTATCTGTGGCCGATGGAAAGGCAGGGGGCAGAGTCATTCGTCTGGCTTGTAGTCTGCTTGATCGAGCTTGTCAAAGAACTCGTCCGCCTCATCTTCGGGGGACTCATCCAGATCAATTACGCCAGCCAGTTCTTTCGCCTCAGACCATGACCCGCAGAGCTTCTGCACGGTTGAGAGGGATGGCTTCATCCGGTTGGTCTTGTAGTCAGATACTGTTGGTTCCCGGTTGAGAGTAACAGCTAACGAGCGAATTGCCTCCAAACATTCTTGTTTAGTGTACTGCTGCGAGGATGACTCCTCCGCTCCTACTTTTTTGAGTGCCAGGTTCCAGCCACCGCAACGATCGGCGATAACTTGTGCAGAGGGGGGTATGTCCAGATCGTCGTACTCCTGCATCGTCAAGCCTTCACCGTAATGCTCAACGGCAGATTGCAACGATTCGAGGCATTCATCCTCTGAGTATCGGTGTCGTGCAGTCATTTTCTATATGGGCGGGTCTCACAGGTGGAGAGGTTGTTTAGGGGACACATTGTGTGTGAATCGTTGTAATCTTACTCTCGTTTGTTATTGTATCTTTACACAAACGTTATGACGGCGCTAGTACTACCCGTCTGTGTGTGAAGCGTGGGTGTCCGGTGTTAAACCGAACACTCAGTTTCTGAGGACTGCTATATCGGAATAGCCACGCGTGAGAAGCTATACCCAATAGCACCGAGGGCCACCACTATCTTAGCGAGTAGTGTGACCAGTTCTCGATACATCCTGTATTTCTCTTGGCGCATCCGATAGACTGCAGTCCTCAACGGCGGTTCGTTGTCCGTGTTGTTCTCTTCCTGGGACATAGTATGGACTGTTCGTAGGAGGTAAGGGAAGGAATCCCAGCGTGTGTGAAGCGTGGGCGTTCTTCGCTTCCGCCTACACTATCCCTGTTCTGCGGGTATAACTAAAGTCTACCGTGAGAATAAACAATTCCAGTTGAAACGAAGGGGTGTTACAAGTTGAGTGCACATATCAAAACAGGACACACAGAGCCTCAGATAGCGGATTTCAGAGACGCAAGATTAACACCGTATTTCATATCTACGTATTGTCTGGTAGTACGACTATATTTTACCCAAACCTGAGCCTAACTAAGCCGTCGCGCAACTACGTCGGGGGCAGGGCGTGAGAGTGAAGTGTAAATTTCAGACTCGCATAGCATCTCCAATCCGCCCCTCAGTCGGTTCTGCAAGATATGGTTCGATAGCCGAGTAGTCCGACCAGCCGCCGACGCTCATCATCGTGCGCACGTCCACCTGCCGTTCCACCAAGTGATACGTCGCCCACGAGCGCCGGAGGTCGTGACTCGACACCTCGCGCCATCGCTCGGGCTGTGTAGCATTCTGTGCGACTTCTTCAGCAGCTTCTTTCACCCACCGCCGGATGCTCGACTTCGACGCCCGCACCCACGACTCGCCCGTCTCGCGCCCACGCTCCCGACTGAAGCGGGTGATATTCGTCTGCGCGGTCTCAGGAACCCACGCATCACGGATTTTCGGATCACCGCCGCTCGTGTTCTTCCCGCGAACCTCGACGAACCAGCACTCGCCGTCTTCACTCCAGCGTAGCTCGGCGTCACCGGGATAGTTCACCTCATCGGCGCGGAGTCCGCACCGACCCATGAGCGTTACCGCAATCTCACGCTCCCAATCGGCGCGGGCGGCAGCGGCTTCGAGCTGCCCCAGTTCCTCGCGGTCCAACCAACACTTCGTCACACTGCCTGCGTCATCAACGCGAACCATACACGAGTTTGCAGGCCAATCCGTCTAGATGTTTCGGTGAGTGACCCGGGATTGAGCCGAAATCACGGGGGTATCAGCAGAATATGAACGACTTGTCCCACAAGTCGCTTACTTGCCAAAGGGCTCTACCGACCGTCATACATCCTCTCAATTCCGACCGAATGGTGTGGTGTAGTGACCGTGGTGGGTTCTATCAGATACAAATGATGTCGCAGGAGTCGTGCTGCATACACAGCGCGAGTCTGTCAGGATGGGCGTATTCCACGAAACATTTTCACGGGTACTTCGTTTAGTTCAGTTATGTCCACGACTGTAGCGACGCCGAGCGCGGAGGAATCCTGTGCGTACTGTGACTCCCGGATTTTCGACCACGACCCAATCTGTGTGCGTGACTGTGCCGATGATTGCGGCTCCCCCGAGTACTTCTGTAACTACGCGTGTCTCTCGGCCTATATCGAAGAGGACGACCTAACAACGGGAAATGCGTGCGAGTGGACTCCCGACGAAGACGAGTGTTGCTAATCGGCTGTATCCCTACCAGAGGCTGGTGAACCCATTCTCTATATTCAGCACGCGGTTACTGACAGAGGATAGGTAGAACACGTCTCAGAGTGGTAACCCACTGCTCTATATCCGCCGCCAGAGGTAACTGAGGTGTTCTACAAGCCGGCCATTCGACCGTATGGCGAATCACCGATTGTCTGTTGAGTCCTACTCAGACTTCCGCATAACAAACTCCTCCTCAAGTGGGTTGTGCTCTACTCGAAGAATATCACCCGGCTCGATACCTTCGTCGAGCGCGGTATCCTTCGGCAGACTCACTCGTAGTCCGTTCTCTTCGTCTCCCGACACTGTGACGAACCCAAGTAGAGTTCGCGCTGCTTGTTCATCGCCGTCTGCCCGACCAGTCTTCGACATACGGGCGCACTAACGACTCAAGGCTAGTAACCTTCGGGTTCCCGTGAGCGCTCCGTCGGGAGGTTGGATGCTTTCCGTCAAATTCCGGAGATGTAGGTGAGTACACCGCTGTTCGCGCCTGTGGACAGCACAGCAAGCTTAGAATACTGGAGGGGTGACAGGTGAGCGAGGCAGTCGAGTTCGGCGACAAGTCGGACGCCGACCGCTTCCGTGAGGAGCGCCCGGCGTACATCTGCCCCATCGACGACGACAAACGCACTCGCACGGTGCATTTCACCAGCGATACGCCGGCAGACGTTCTCGA
This portion of the Halosegnis longus genome encodes:
- a CDS encoding homing endonuclease associated repeat-containing protein, which encodes MTARHRYSEDECLESLQSAVEHYGEGLTMQEYDDLDIPPSAQVIADRCGGWNLALKKVGAEESSSQQYTKQECLEAIRSLAVTLNREPTVSDYKTNRMKPSLSTVQKLCGSWSEAKELAGVIDLDESPEDEADEFFDKLDQADYKPDE
- a CDS encoding J domain-containing protein, whose translation is MNDLDWPDDFDRTPASDREPYPHRFRVSRSQAFDNIVEELGKLGAVNVRVETAAPHTSKAPHRPYADRDPDHPGVVAYFERGGDGFAVPCDRWDRLRDNAQAIAKYLDAKRAIERYGVATVGTEMSTQALPSGDDDAVAAEPPAHDVLGVASDAPDNVVRAAARSLKKEHHPDAGGDEAQFKRVVDAEEAMLDE
- a CDS encoding tyrosine-type recombinase/integrase: MSDDLEPLAPESAVELYLDQRSDEVSASTHESHEYRLAPFVEWCEEVEGITNMNELSGRDLHAYRVWRREEGDLKPVTLQGQLSTLRVFLGFCASIDAVEESLRSKILLPTVSGDDEVSETTLDPARAEAMLDYLGRYQYASRAHVTALLLWRTGMRTGSVRSLDLDDLDLEEGAAHVVHSPETDTPLKNGNRGERWVALSPDTAQTVQDYIDGPREAVTDDYGCDPLLTTREGRVSRSTVRDTMYRWTRPCVVGEGCPHDRDPDDCEAAQFDGASKCPSSRSPHDVRSGAITSYLLNDTPAEIVGDRMDVSKKVLDRHYDRRTQREKMEQRRDYLPDDR
- a CDS encoding site-specific integrase → MVRVDDAGSVTKCWLDREELGQLEAAAARADWEREIAVTLMGRCGLRADEVNYPGDAELRWSEDGECWFVEVRGKNTSGGDPKIRDAWVPETAQTNITRFSRERGRETGESWVRASKSSIRRWVKEAAEEVAQNATQPERWREVSSHDLRRSWATYHLVERQVDVRTMMSVGGWSDYSAIEPYLAEPTEGRIGDAMRV